In the genome of Dyadobacter fermentans DSM 18053, the window GTATTCGTCGGTATTACGGCGGCGAAGTTTCTCATTCTGAGCCAGATACTGGATCTGCATGAGGCCGTCGATGATCTGCTCCGGACGTGGCGGGCAGCCGGGTACGTATACATCCACAGGGATAATGCGGTCGATACCCTGCAAAACGCTGTAAGTGTCGAAAATACCACCGCTGGAAGCGCAGGCACCTACGGCCATTACCCAGCGAGGCTCAGCCATTTGGAGATAAACCTGCTTCACAACAGGCGCCATTTTCTTGGCGATCGTCCCCATCACCATCAGCAAATCTGCCTGACGCGGCGAAAAGCTCGGACGTTCGGAACCGAAACGCGAAATATCGTAATGCGCGCCCATGGTTGCCATGAACTCGATCCCGCAGCATGAAGTAGCAAATGGCAATGGCCAGAGTGAGTAACTACGTGCCAGACCGATCGCTTCGTCGAATGAAGTTGCAAAAAAACCAGATCCGCTATGTCCTTGCGGAGCCTCCACTATCTTTACTTCTTTCATAATTCTTTGTATTTCAATGTTCGAAGCCTATTCTTCCCAGTTCAGTACGCCCTTGCGAATCACGTAATAGAAACCAGACAAAAGAAGTGCCATGAACAACAACATTTCTATAAACCCGAACATTCCCAGGCCTTTGAAATTCACAGCCCAGGGATACATGAAGATCACTTCGACGTCGAACAATACGAACAGGATCGCTACCAGGAAGTACTTCACAGAAATGGGCGTCCGGGCATCACCAACCGATTCGATACCACATTCGAAGGGATCGTCTTTCTTTTTGCTTCTGCGGCTCGGGCCGATCAGGTGAGTGACGATCATCGTGCCGCCGATGAAGCCGGCAGCGAGCAGAAATTGCACAATAATGGGCAAATAATCCGAAGGGAGATATTCGTTTTTCATTATATATGATCCGGTTACAGAGGGTCAGGAAAGCGGAAAAACTGTTGCCAGTAGGTTACATTCCTCCCCGTCTCTCAAAATTAGGCTTTGCAAATTTATCAATCAAATTCTTTCGTCTAATTAGTATCATACTAAATAAGCCCCGTTGTAGCGGGGCTTATTTAGTACTAAAATCAGAAATAATGTTTACTTGATCACAATTTGCTTGGTAAGGCTCTGTCCCTGACCGGTTACGCGAAGAATGTACTTGCCAGTCGGCAAAAGGCCCACATCGATCTGCATCCGGCTGTTGAGCAGGGCAGGAGGTGTGGTTTTGATGAGGTTGCCGCGGATGTCGAAAAGCTCCACTGCCGCGTCCCTGATATTATCCCGCGATTCGATGTAAATGTAGGTGCCCTGGCTTGGGTTGGGGTAAATCACCACCTCATTTTGTTCGTTGGTTTTGAATTCGCGTGACGCGGTGTCGGAGTAGCAAACCAGGCTATTGTTGCCGATCGTGTAAGTGACTTTTGCCTTAACCGAATACTCTCCCGATTTCAGGATTTTGATGAGCGTTGCAGTGGTATCGCTTTCCGTGCCCGGCCGTCTCCACACAAAACTTTCATTCACCTGAGTGCCTTCGGGAATGCTGGCCGACACGCTGAAAGGTCCTGACGGCTCGATCGTCGGCTTGGTAATGGCTGCACGGACGGTGAGTGTGGACGCGGTAGAGTTTTCGGAAATACAACCGAAAATGTTCTGTGCTCTCACGTAATAGTTTCCGCTTTCAGCGATTTGAGCTGTTACGCCGCTAGCTATCGGTGTTGTGCTGCCTTGTTTGTACCAGTCATAAATGTTACCGCCATCGTTCACCGAGAATTGGAACGACGAATCGGCGCACGCCTGCTGCTCGCCTTGCTGGATAATGCTTGGTTGCGTCGGTTTCGCGTCGTGATCGAGGACTACCACCGAAGTAAGGATGGAGTTGCCAGCCGCATCACGCACGGTGGCGCGGTATGTATCGGCTTTGCTCACTGTAATGGTACTGCTTTTGGGCGTGCTGATCGGATTATCTTCTCTGGTGCTTTTCCACTCGTAGGAGGCATATCCGGCCGGCAACGAAAGTCGCACGGCATTGTTTTCAGTCACGCAGGAGGCAGTGATAGCCGGTACGGCAGCCGGAGCGACAGGCGTAACGCGCGAGAAGAAGTCGGCGTCGAGACTCTGGTTCCAGGCATTGGCGAGAATGCGCAGCTGGTCTTCGCCTTCGAAGTGCAGGCCGTCTTTGCGATCCGGCACGAGCGGATCGGTTTCCGGACCTGCGTATGTCGGGTTAAATGGCGTACTAAGGACCGCATTCTGCGCGGCGATAATTCCGGGATATGGCTTCGGATCAACCTTGTCGTCTCCAGAAGAAAGGCTGGTGCGGGCGATTACCCAATAGATCCTTTTTTGGGTATCGATGCTCAGCTGGTCGATGATTTTTTGCAAACTCGTGCGGTAAAGCGCGGAAGGAGTACCGAAGAAGCCGTCCGTTTCGCCCTGCATCCAAAGTACCGCACGTAAGCCATACTGGTTGCCATAGTTACGGGCCGAGATGCGAAGGTTGGCATACGGCATGCCGGTGTTGTATTTATATCCGTAATAGCTGACGGTCCTTTGTCCTGAAGCGCTCTCAGCCCAGTTGGTAACCGAAGTGCCTTCCCATGCAGCATTGATAAACAGCACGGGCACATTCAGTTTCGAAACCAGCAAGTCGCCCAACGCTCCCCAGCACCAGGCTGTCTGGCCGCGGGGGGACATGGTTTTAATATCACTAGTGATTTTGGAGAATGTCGGGGGAACGGGGTCTGTAAGCAAGTCATTGTAACGGCCGTCGGGGTCATTTTCGTAGTTGTCGATATACAGCACACGGTCGTCGTTGGCTCCCGGAGGGGTTGGCTTGCCTTTAAGGCCCTGCGCATTCGACTGACCTGCGATAAGGAAAACTTCACCGATACCCACGCGGGCCAGCACGTCGCGGCCGACCACCTTTCCGTCGGCAATGCCGCGTACTTCCAGCGTGTACCATCCACCGTATAATGTGATCGTTCCCATGAACACGCCACCTTTCGGCGCAACCTGCAAATCTTGCCACGGCGTTTCCACGCCCTGCCCCTGCACAACAGGAACCGCCCTGATCTCGATCTTATCCATCAGAGCCGTGAATGTACCGGAAACGGTAAGCTCTCGCTGTCCCGAAATATCACGCTGATATACGGCCTGGAAAGTTGGGGAGGTAATTTTAATCTGGGAAAATACTGTCGACGAAACGAGACATACCAACAGCAATGCCTTTGCCACTACCGGAAGAATAATTCTATAACGCATTGGAAACTCTGATACAGGTAAAGTTTTTTCGGCTAAAACGAAGTTTGATGTGGTAACGTGTTCACTTACAAAACGGTCACAAATGTAAGGGATTATTTTGGCTATAATATCACTATTCCGGGTTTTTTGCTTGAGCGCACGCTGGCGATAAACCAAAGGCATTTCTTTGGCCCCATATAATACCCGGAAAGGTTCTTTACGCCTGCTTTTTACCGTACGATCACCAGTTTCTGCGTCGCATTCAGCGTGGTTGAATTGATGCGGATGAAATAGATCCCGCTCGAAAGTCCCATGATGTTAAAGAAATGCTGACGGTCGAATTTCGCCACCCGATAGGTCCGGTGAATGATACCGCGACTATCGATGATCTGAACTTCCGCATTGAACACATCAGCCAGCGTTTCAACCGTTACCCTCTCGGCAGAGGCGGGATTGGGGTATGCTACAAAGCCCGGATTCTCAGTGTCGAGATAGAACTGGAACGGCTCGGAGAATTCGGACGCGCAAGTGAGCGTAGGACTATAAACGATGGTGTTGTTCACCACATATTTACCCGCACGGACGGCCTTCAACGTTGCACTGTTTTCAGTCAATTCCACATCATTATACTTCCACACATGGTCTCCTGTATTGAGGTTATTCTCTGCGAAAAGTGTGTAAACCCCGGTTTTCTTAATATTCGGAGCTGTCGGTGAAGGTTTTACCTCAATGGCGATCCGGGCCGAATATGGAGAATAGCAACCTTGGTCATCGACGATCCGCGCGGCATAGTCGCCGGTTTGGAATACTTCAATGCTATCGCCTTCGAGGCCGTTGCTCCAAAAGAATGAATTGCCATTGGACGCTTTCAGATAAATGGTGTCGCCATCGCAGAAAGTAGTTGCCTCACGCGCCGTTACGCTGGGCGACGGCGGCAATGCGAGGGTTTGGGTGGAAATCTCATTGCTGCGGTCGGAGTAGCATTGGAACTCGTTGATCGTCTGTACCGAGTAGTTACCGGCGGCAGTTACTTTCAATGTTTGGGTGGAAGCTCCGTTGCTCCACAGGAAGCCGGCGGCTGTGGTCGAAGTCAGGTTCACACTCAGGTCGGCGCAGAATGTCGTTGGCCCGTCGGCGGTAATTGCGGGTGTTGGCGGAAGCGGGTTTGCTACTACCTGCACCACGGGCGATACAGGCGAAACACAGCCATTGGCATCTTTGGCCGAAATAGTAAAATTGCCGGAAGTACGAATTTCGATTTCCCGCTCGGTTGAACCATTGCTCCATTGGTAGGAATAGGCCTCGCTGCTGCGGAGCGTCGTGTAATCGCGGTCGCAGAATGTCGTCGGGCGCAGCGATGTGACCGTAGGTGTTGCGGGCAACGGGTTTACTTTCACAGCCACTTCGTCGGATTTGGATTCACATCCGTTGGCATCGCGCTGCGTGAGCGAGAAGGTGCCTGTGGCGGTTACTGAAATCGTTTTGGTGGTGGCAGTCGTGCTCCAGATGTTGCCTGAGTCGTAGCTGGATGTCATCGTCACGTTGCCGCCGTCGCAGAATGTGGTTTCACCACCCAATGAAATCTGTGGTTTATCCGGTAGTGGATTCACTTTTACGCTTACCACATCCGATTCGGGAGAGTAGCAGCCTTCTTCATCGAGTGCACGTACGCGGAAATCGCCGGAGGAAACAGCGGTAATGCTTGCATTGGTCACACCGTTGGACCATACGCTTTTCTCTTTCGAATCCGAAGTGAGCGTCACTTCGCCGCCCTGGCAGAATATCAGGCCGCCAGAAGCTGTAATCTTTGGTTTGGCAGGCAATGGCGAGGTTACTACTCTCATCGCGATCTTCTCGGATTGCGCCTCGCAGCCGTAAATGTTGGTGATTTTGACGAAATATTCACCGCCCGCGGTTACAGGCAGCCGGTCGCCCGTGGCGCCGGTATTCCAGGTCGCATTTTCTCCCGAACTTGAAACGAGCGTGGCTGTATTGCCCAAACAAACCGGGTTGCTGCCGTCGATGGAAATGGTGGGCTGATTAGGCTGAATTTGTTCCGAAATGCGGATTTCGGGCGACCAGATCAGGTTGTTACGATCGTCCCTCGCTGTAACACGGTAAGTTCCGTTGCCGACTTGTACGCTGTTGGAATTTCCGCCGCTGCTCCAACTGATATCGCGCACGCCGCCATTTTCGACCGTCAAGTTCACATTGCCATTACCTGCACAGGAGGCAGAGATGCGCAGCGGCGACATGCCCGAATAGGGGTTGGACCGGGCGAAAAAATCATCGTTAAGGCGATCATACCATGCATCGGCGAGCTGAATGAGCCCATCTTTCATGAAATGGACATTGTCGCCGTCAATGCGGGGAGTTTGGATTAGGTCGGTAAGCGGTCCCTGGAAAACGTTTGGCACCTCACTGATAACTCTTCCCTGGCCGGCGATCACCTGGTTGCTGGTATTGCCCCGGATATAGGAAGTTTGAGAGACCATCCAGGAAATATCCTGGCCGGATTCATTGCGGGATGCTTCTATGACGGCTTTAAGGTCGTTGAAATACGAGTCGGTGCCCGTGCGGTTGTCGGTGTCGGCTTCGCCCTGGATCCAGAGCACGCCGCGCATGCCGGTAAGCGAAGTATAGCGGCGGATCACGTCACGCATATTACCGAATGGCATTCCTGCTGGATCGAAATAGGCGTCGGCATACACGGACTTCGGCCTGCCTCCGTTGATGCTTTCTCTCCATGCTCCTACGTGGCTTCCGTACCATGCTACATTGAAAAACAGTACCGGCACGCCGAGTTTGGAAACAAGTCTGTCTCCCAATCTTCCCCAGCACCAGGCCGTTTTGCCGCGCGGAGAGATGTTACTGTCTTTATCAAGGTGTCCGAAATTCGGATAAGGGAAATTGGAGTCGCCACTCGGAAGGTTAGCTTGATCGGGCACAGTAGAATGCGCTACAACACTTACCCGGTCGTCACCTGCGCCCTGAGCATCCCATATGTCCCCGGGATTGGGCTGGCCATCCCTGTAACCTTCGCCATTGGATTGGCCGGCGATCATAAACACCTCGCCCACACCCACGTGCTCGACGGAGTTCGTGGCAATCACCTGTCCGCCTTTGGAAGCCCGGATCTCCATTTTATACCAGCCACCCTGTACGTCGGAAATTGTGCCCGAGAAGAAACCACCCTGCGGTTTGTCTTTAACCGTTGTCCAATCCTTGTCGGAGCCACCATCGCGGGCGGAGAGTTTGACCTCAATCTTGTCGGCTATTCTGGTATAGCTTCCGGCAACGAAAATGTTCGCCTTATTGCCTTTATCACGCTGAAAAACGGCGCGATCCGATGGGAAATCGATGTTGATTTGACCGTGTGCGGAGAAGGAAAAAATACTTAATACTACCCAAAACAAAAATGGTAGATAGTGTCTCATGATGAACTGAAAATTCTTTGGAAATAATTTCTTGGACACAAAAATTGCACCGAAAGGTTGCCTCTTTCAAGAAAATATTATTGTACGTAACACAACATTACCGTACGGGAAACGGTGAATTGATAAGTTCCCATATTTTATCTTTTAATTGTTCAACTCCTTCTTGGGTTATTGCAGAAATTAAAAGCGCTGGGATGCCGTTGGGTAGATTGTCTTGCAGTGTAAGGCGCTCTTCGTCAGAAAGAACATCCATTTTGGAGATGGCGAGAATGCGGCTCTTGTCGAGTAGCTGAGGATTGTACAGGCGAAGCTCCTGTACGAGTGTCTGATATTCCGCTTCGATGTCCTCGCTCGTGGCCGGAACCAGGAACAGGAGGATCGAATTGCGTTCAATATGCCGCAGGAAACGCAAGCCAAGCCCTTTTCCCTGCGAGGCGCCTTCGATAATGCCCGGAATGTCGGCCATCACGAAAGATTTGTAGTCGCGGTAAGGGACTACACCCAGGTTGGGTACGAGGGTGGTGAAGGGATAATCGGCGATTTCCGGCTTGGCAGCTGAGACTACCGAGAGTAATGTCGATTTACCGGCATTAGGAAAGCCTACCAGCCCCACATCCGCCAGCACTTTCAGTTCGAGAATGAACCATTCTTCTTTTCCGGGCTCGCCCGGCTGTGCATATTGGGGTGTTTGGTTGGTGGCCGACTTGAAATGGTCGTTGCCCATTCCGCCCCGACCGCCGCGCAGCAGGATCATTTCCTGCCCGTCTTCGGTGATTTCGAACAGTTGTTCGCCGGTTTCGGCGTTTTTGGCGATTGTACCCAGCGGAACTTCCAGGATAATGTCCTTTCCGATCGCGCCCGTGCGGCGGCCGCCTTCGCCGCCTTTACCGTCGAATGCTTTGACGTGCTTGGTGTATTTCAAATGCAGCAGTGTCCAGAGCTGGGCATTGCCTTTCAGGATCACGTGGCCTCCGCGCCCGCCGTCGCCGCCGTCGGGACCGCCTTTCTCGACGTGTTTTTCACGTCTGAAGTGCATAGATCCCGCACCGCCGTTACCAGAGCGCGCATTAATTTTTACGTAGTCGATGAAGTTAGAGGAGGCCATGTGAGTATAGTGGGGAAAATGGAAATCAGGCTGCTTCGATCGCCCCGGAGATTTCTCCGAAGATCGAATCGATTTCACCTATTCCGTTGATAGCGACGAATTTACCTTGTTCCTGGTAGTAGTCGGCAACGGGTTTTGTTTTGCTGTTATATTCCTGAATGCGCTTCGCGATCAGTTCTTCGTTCTGGTCGTCGGGGCGGCCTGATGTCTTGCCGCGGTTCAGCAAGCGTGCGAGCAGTTCGTCGTCGTTTACCGACAATGCAACCATCACGGAAATGCTTTCATTATAGCTTGCCAACAGGTTGTCGAGTGCTTCGGCCTGTTTAACGGTTCTTGGAAAACCATCAAAAATGAAGCCTGCCGCGCTGCGGTGCTCTTTCAATTTGTTATCGATCATCCCGATTACCACTTCGTCCGGCACCAGAATGCCCTGGTCCATCAGCGTTTTGGCTTTCAGTCCCAGCTCCGTTCCGGCCTGAATTTCGGAGCGCAGCAGATCTCCTGTCGAAAGGTGGATCAAATTGTACTTTGCAATTATTTTTTCACTTTGGGTACCTTTCCCGGCTCCCGGAGGGCCAAACAGTATAAGATTCAGCATAGTCGCTTCAAAAATTGATGTCGGGTAGAATGGTGAATTAGCGGCAAATTTACAACTCTTACTATATGTCAGCGAAATTGTTGCATAATTTTTACAAGAAAAATCCCCTTGGTCGTGGCCGACCAAGGGGATTCGCTATCGTAAAAGTGGCTCCATTCAAGGGATAACCACCCTTTTTACCGCTCCGTCCTCATTCTGAACCACCGTTACGAACAGCGTTCCTTTTGTATTTTTCTTAAGTTCGATCTGGCCTACGTAGTCGCCTTCAAACTCGTGGATTTCCTTTTTGCCTACTTCCTTGCCTTTCGTGTCGGTAATGGTTACGGTCACATTGCCTTTTTGCGGCACACTGAAACGGAGGTTCAGCACATCGTCGGCCGGGTTGTTGGCGTAGGCTGTGAGCGACCGGATGCTGGCGGCTTTTACGTTACCATGGTTTTCCCAGGCATAGTCGAAACTCTTGCTGAAATTTCTGCCCATGTCTTCCATGTCGCGCATCATCATCTTCGCTTTGGGATGAAAGTTCCGCTCGAAGTTCTTTTCGATGGTTTTCATGTTTTCGCGGAATTTGTCCGAATCCCATTCATACTTGAAATCGCCGTCCCAATGGAACGCCATCGGCTCGCGTGGGTCACGGTGGTCGATGATCACTTTTTTGCGCTTTTTGGAGGCGATCACGCCATCAGCCCCGTCATCTACGGTGATTGAAATGGTTTGCTTTCCCTTTTTGTCGACATTCAGCGAGTCGAGCACTTTGTCGATGAACCGCTGCCTTTCGGAATCGGTCATTGCGCCCACTTCATAACTCTTTTCAATGTCGCGCACTTTGCCGTTGTCGTCCTCGCTTACCCGCACCCTGATGCTCGTTTTCTTGTCGTCGTCATCCTTTTTGGGCTTTTTGTCGGATTGCGCCTGCGCGACGGATAGGAATACCGGTGCCGCCACGAGCAGCAGCGACCATGTCAGTTTTTGAATTGAAACAGTTTTCATAAAGCAGTTTTTGTTTTGAGTCTGAATGAATTGCAAAACCATGGCTATGTTGCTTGGGGCGTTGTTAAATAATGTTAAAAACACCTTTGACCGGGGGCG includes:
- the obgE gene encoding GTPase ObgE; protein product: MASSNFIDYVKINARSGNGGAGSMHFRREKHVEKGGPDGGDGGRGGHVILKGNAQLWTLLHLKYTKHVKAFDGKGGEGGRRTGAIGKDIILEVPLGTIAKNAETGEQLFEITEDGQEMILLRGGRGGMGNDHFKSATNQTPQYAQPGEPGKEEWFILELKVLADVGLVGFPNAGKSTLLSVVSAAKPEIADYPFTTLVPNLGVVPYRDYKSFVMADIPGIIEGASQGKGLGLRFLRHIERNSILLFLVPATSEDIEAEYQTLVQELRLYNPQLLDKSRILAISKMDVLSDEERLTLQDNLPNGIPALLISAITQEGVEQLKDKIWELINSPFPVR
- a CDS encoding NADH-quinone oxidoreductase subunit B, which produces MKEVKIVEAPQGHSGSGFFATSFDEAIGLARSYSLWPLPFATSCCGIEFMATMGAHYDISRFGSERPSFSPRQADLLMVMGTIAKKMAPVVKQVYLQMAEPRWVMAVGACASSGGIFDTYSVLQGIDRIIPVDVYVPGCPPRPEQIIDGLMQIQYLAQNEKLRRRNTDEYQELLASYNIQ
- a CDS encoding adenylate kinase, which produces MLNLILFGPPGAGKGTQSEKIIAKYNLIHLSTGDLLRSEIQAGTELGLKAKTLMDQGILVPDEVVIGMIDNKLKEHRSAAGFIFDGFPRTVKQAEALDNLLASYNESISVMVALSVNDDELLARLLNRGKTSGRPDDQNEELIAKRIQEYNSKTKPVADYYQEQGKFVAINGIGEIDSIFGEISGAIEAA
- a CDS encoding T9SS type A sorting domain-containing protein → MRYRIILPVVAKALLLVCLVSSTVFSQIKITSPTFQAVYQRDISGQRELTVSGTFTALMDKIEIRAVPVVQGQGVETPWQDLQVAPKGGVFMGTITLYGGWYTLEVRGIADGKVVGRDVLARVGIGEVFLIAGQSNAQGLKGKPTPPGANDDRVLYIDNYENDPDGRYNDLLTDPVPPTFSKITSDIKTMSPRGQTAWCWGALGDLLVSKLNVPVLFINAAWEGTSVTNWAESASGQRTVSYYGYKYNTGMPYANLRISARNYGNQYGLRAVLWMQGETDGFFGTPSALYRTSLQKIIDQLSIDTQKRIYWVIARTSLSSGDDKVDPKPYPGIIAAQNAVLSTPFNPTYAGPETDPLVPDRKDGLHFEGEDQLRILANAWNQSLDADFFSRVTPVAPAAVPAITASCVTENNAVRLSLPAGYASYEWKSTREDNPISTPKSSTITVSKADTYRATVRDAAGNSILTSVVVLDHDAKPTQPSIIQQGEQQACADSSFQFSVNDGGNIYDWYKQGSTTPIASGVTAQIAESGNYYVRAQNIFGCISENSTASTLTVRAAITKPTIEPSGPFSVSASIPEGTQVNESFVWRRPGTESDTTATLIKILKSGEYSVKAKVTYTIGNNSLVCYSDTASREFKTNEQNEVVIYPNPSQGTYIYIESRDNIRDAAVELFDIRGNLIKTTPPALLNSRMQIDVGLLPTGKYILRVTGQGQSLTKQIVIK
- a CDS encoding T9SS type A sorting domain-containing protein, producing MKTVSIQKLTWSLLLVAAPVFLSVAQAQSDKKPKKDDDDKKTSIRVRVSEDDNGKVRDIEKSYEVGAMTDSERQRFIDKVLDSLNVDKKGKQTISITVDDGADGVIASKKRKKVIIDHRDPREPMAFHWDGDFKYEWDSDKFRENMKTIEKNFERNFHPKAKMMMRDMEDMGRNFSKSFDYAWENHGNVKAASIRSLTAYANNPADDVLNLRFSVPQKGNVTVTITDTKGKEVGKKEIHEFEGDYVGQIELKKNTKGTLFVTVVQNEDGAVKRVVIP
- a CDS encoding NADH-quinone oxidoreductase subunit A encodes the protein MKNEYLPSDYLPIIVQFLLAAGFIGGTMIVTHLIGPSRRSKKKDDPFECGIESVGDARTPISVKYFLVAILFVLFDVEVIFMYPWAVNFKGLGMFGFIEMLLFMALLLSGFYYVIRKGVLNWEE
- a CDS encoding T9SS type A sorting domain-containing protein, which codes for MRHYLPFLFWVVLSIFSFSAHGQINIDFPSDRAVFQRDKGNKANIFVAGSYTRIADKIEVKLSARDGGSDKDWTTVKDKPQGGFFSGTISDVQGGWYKMEIRASKGGQVIATNSVEHVGVGEVFMIAGQSNGEGYRDGQPNPGDIWDAQGAGDDRVSVVAHSTVPDQANLPSGDSNFPYPNFGHLDKDSNISPRGKTAWCWGRLGDRLVSKLGVPVLFFNVAWYGSHVGAWRESINGGRPKSVYADAYFDPAGMPFGNMRDVIRRYTSLTGMRGVLWIQGEADTDNRTGTDSYFNDLKAVIEASRNESGQDISWMVSQTSYIRGNTSNQVIAGQGRVISEVPNVFQGPLTDLIQTPRIDGDNVHFMKDGLIQLADAWYDRLNDDFFARSNPYSGMSPLRISASCAGNGNVNLTVENGGVRDISWSSGGNSNSVQVGNGTYRVTARDDRNNLIWSPEIRISEQIQPNQPTISIDGSNPVCLGNTATLVSSSGENATWNTGATGDRLPVTAGGEYFVKITNIYGCEAQSEKIAMRVVTSPLPAKPKITASGGLIFCQGGEVTLTSDSKEKSVWSNGVTNASITAVSSGDFRVRALDEEGCYSPESDVVSVKVNPLPDKPQISLGGETTFCDGGNVTMTSSYDSGNIWSTTATTKTISVTATGTFSLTQRDANGCESKSDEVAVKVNPLPATPTVTSLRPTTFCDRDYTTLRSSEAYSYQWSNGSTEREIEIRTSGNFTISAKDANGCVSPVSPVVQVVANPLPPTPAITADGPTTFCADLSVNLTSTTAAGFLWSNGASTQTLKVTAAGNYSVQTINEFQCYSDRSNEISTQTLALPPSPSVTAREATTFCDGDTIYLKASNGNSFFWSNGLEGDSIEVFQTGDYAARIVDDQGCYSPYSARIAIEVKPSPTAPNIKKTGVYTLFAENNLNTGDHVWKYNDVELTENSATLKAVRAGKYVVNNTIVYSPTLTCASEFSEPFQFYLDTENPGFVAYPNPASAERVTVETLADVFNAEVQIIDSRGIIHRTYRVAKFDRQHFFNIMGLSSGIYFIRINSTTLNATQKLVIVR